The following are encoded in a window of Cryobacterium sp. CG_9.6 genomic DNA:
- a CDS encoding universal stress protein, which yields MTTTPTAYVIVGVVPGQPDAVVVAAALFARRFAAELVCAYVDVNRYMIFDLGDGSMTSFPIDPDLLEPPEPTFDPALRNHLTDLLGGTDLVWSTRALAGEPALALGGLADTLDAVMIVIGTREATVRATLGEFFNGSVAVHLAHRQHRPVVVIPLAPVASTEALPWDAS from the coding sequence ATGACAACCACTCCAACCGCATACGTGATTGTGGGCGTCGTGCCGGGGCAGCCCGACGCGGTTGTCGTGGCGGCGGCACTGTTCGCTCGCCGGTTTGCAGCCGAGCTCGTGTGTGCCTACGTGGACGTGAATCGCTACATGATCTTCGATCTCGGCGACGGATCGATGACCTCGTTTCCGATTGATCCCGACCTGCTGGAGCCGCCGGAACCGACCTTTGACCCGGCGTTGCGGAACCACCTCACCGACCTTCTCGGCGGCACCGACCTGGTGTGGTCCACGCGGGCGCTCGCCGGCGAACCGGCCCTCGCGCTCGGCGGCCTCGCCGACACCCTCGATGCGGTCATGATTGTGATCGGTACCCGCGAAGCCACCGTGCGTGCCACCCTTGGCGAATTTTTCAACGGTTCGGTGGCCGTGCACCTCGCGCATCGGCAGCACCGTCCGGTTGTGGTCATTCCGCTCGCACCGGTTGCGTCCACTGAAGCGCTGCCGTGGGACGCGTCCTGA
- a CDS encoding CrcB family protein — translation MSNRVAVHMRWQYLGLVFIGGTVGTALRQTLLLLNPGTIWVTFAINITGALLLGALLETLVRRGPDVAPRRGIRVLLGTGVLGGFTTYSALATDTSMLFADGAVGLALLYAGGTLILGAVATWLGIIGSATLHRRATPGDPA, via the coding sequence ATGAGCAACAGGGTGGCCGTGCACATGCGCTGGCAGTATCTGGGGTTGGTCTTCATCGGTGGAACCGTGGGGACCGCGCTGCGGCAGACCCTGCTACTGCTGAACCCCGGTACCATCTGGGTGACGTTCGCCATCAACATTACGGGTGCGCTGCTGCTGGGAGCGCTGCTCGAGACGCTCGTGCGCCGCGGGCCCGATGTGGCACCGCGCCGCGGTATTCGGGTGCTGCTCGGCACCGGGGTGCTGGGTGGATTCACGACCTACAGCGCCCTGGCCACCGATACCAGCATGCTGTTCGCCGACGGCGCCGTGGGACTGGCCCTGCTCTACGCCGGCGGAACCCTTATTCTGGGAGCGGTTGCAACCTGGCTCGGCATCATCGGGTCGGCCACCCTGCATCGCCGAGCCACCCCGGGTGACCCCGCATGA